In a single window of the Terriglobus roseus genome:
- a CDS encoding SDR family oxidoreductase, with the protein MIVVTGATGKLGQHVIEGLLKSVPPAEIVAAVRTPEKAADLAAKGVQVRQADYFQPASLGTAFAGADALLLISSSELRDRVSQHKTVIDAAKSAGVKLIAYTSLLRADTSTNSVLAPDHSATEDYLRASGVPFVILRNGWYLENHTENLGPALEHGAILGAAKDGRFASAARADYAAAAVAVLTGKGHENKVYELGGDAPYTLTELAAEVTRQSGKTVIYQNLPEAEYEKTLESFGLPTAIAHMLADADRGASEGELDNPGSDMRTLIGRPTTSLAAAVTAALR; encoded by the coding sequence GGAAAGCTGGGCCAGCATGTTATTGAGGGCCTGTTGAAGTCAGTACCGCCGGCAGAGATCGTCGCCGCAGTCCGCACGCCCGAAAAGGCCGCAGACCTTGCTGCAAAGGGTGTCCAGGTTCGGCAAGCCGACTACTTTCAGCCTGCATCACTCGGCACAGCATTCGCCGGTGCCGATGCCCTGCTGCTCATCTCATCCAGCGAGTTGCGCGACCGCGTATCGCAGCACAAAACAGTTATCGATGCAGCAAAGTCGGCGGGCGTAAAGCTGATCGCCTACACCAGCCTTTTGCGCGCGGATACCAGCACCAACTCCGTGCTGGCACCAGACCACTCGGCCACGGAAGACTACCTGCGCGCCAGCGGCGTACCCTTCGTCATTCTGCGCAATGGCTGGTATCTCGAAAACCACACGGAAAACCTCGGACCGGCGCTGGAGCATGGAGCGATCCTGGGTGCAGCAAAGGACGGCCGTTTCGCCTCGGCTGCACGCGCTGACTACGCGGCCGCAGCGGTTGCGGTCCTTACCGGCAAGGGCCATGAGAACAAGGTCTATGAACTCGGCGGCGATGCGCCGTACACGCTGACGGAACTGGCAGCAGAAGTCACCAGGCAGTCGGGAAAGACCGTCATCTATCAGAACCTGCCCGAAGCGGAGTACGAGAAGACGCTGGAGAGCTTCGGCCTGCCAACCGCCATCGCGCATATGCTGGCCGATGCAGATCGCGGCGCGAGCGAGGGTGAACTGGATAATCCGGGGAGTGACATGCGCACGCTGATCGGTCGGCCGACGACCTCTCTCGCGGCTGCCGTCACGGCTGCTCTGCGATAG
- a CDS encoding nuclear transport factor 2 family protein, translating into MSNPIVPPFTDPEQAIRKVQMAEDLWNTRDPERVALAYTEDTEWRNRTEFLTGRQAVVEFLTRKWNRELDYKLKKELWGFRGNRMAVKFQYEWHDSEGQWFRSYGNELWEFAPSGLMQRREASINDLPIAESERTL; encoded by the coding sequence ATGAGCAATCCCATCGTGCCGCCATTCACGGATCCAGAGCAGGCAATACGTAAGGTGCAGATGGCAGAAGACCTTTGGAACACGCGCGATCCCGAGCGCGTTGCCCTGGCCTACACCGAAGACACCGAGTGGCGGAATCGCACCGAGTTCCTCACGGGTCGCCAGGCTGTCGTAGAGTTTCTGACGCGTAAGTGGAACCGCGAATTGGACTACAAGCTGAAGAAAGAGCTGTGGGGCTTTCGCGGAAATCGCATGGCCGTTAAGTTCCAATATGAGTGGCACGACAGCGAGGGGCAGTGGTTTCGCAGCTACGGCAACGAACTGTGGGAGTTCGCTCCGTCGGGCCTGATGCAGCGGCGCGAAGCCAGCATCAACGACCTACCCATCGCGGAGTCTGAGCGCACCCTTTAG
- the hflX gene encoding GTPase HflX, with product MSAKQRTARTGLSGARPSPSRLETAANAAAAAPKGGYVTEKERELAVLVSVEISGERRRLTAAAAQARAAAAIHEGDEDSGEPGAIAELDFDAALEEFQELARSAGAEVVATVVQRRGKPDPAMLIGPGKVEELAAVVASSGANLVLFDHDLTPSQLRNLDRELPVRVIDRTQLILDIFARHARTREGHLQVELAQLEYQLPRLAGKGKSMSQLGGGIGTRGPGETKLETDRRRIRARIDRLKDQLDTVRRNRRQQRQRREAVPVPTVALVGYTNAGKSTLFNALTDAGVLESARMFATLDPKLRHLALPSRRKVLLSDTVGFIRNLPHALVTSFRATLEEVERAELLLHVRDAASPNIDEQKMQVERVLAELEVSKTPTLQVLNKIDLLPADKIAELKDFPEANTIAVSAHTGDGLQALIAAIEERIGGAQAVDPTATASFRIPQREGRTIAALEAGCFIEDKRFEGNVIFFTAHGPASLLQRYRRYIAQEHGVLPVTSPAAARPRRRTQQIA from the coding sequence CGCGGCAAATGCTGCTGCTGCCGCTCCCAAGGGCGGCTACGTTACAGAGAAAGAGCGCGAGCTTGCCGTTCTGGTCTCAGTTGAGATCAGCGGCGAGCGTCGCCGCCTGACCGCGGCTGCCGCCCAGGCACGCGCTGCCGCTGCGATCCATGAAGGGGATGAGGACAGCGGCGAGCCCGGGGCTATCGCCGAGCTGGATTTTGACGCAGCGCTTGAAGAGTTTCAGGAACTGGCGCGTTCGGCCGGTGCGGAAGTGGTTGCGACTGTCGTGCAGCGCCGCGGCAAACCGGATCCGGCAATGTTGATCGGTCCTGGCAAGGTGGAAGAACTGGCCGCGGTTGTGGCCAGCAGTGGCGCGAACCTTGTGCTCTTCGACCACGACTTGACGCCGTCGCAACTGCGCAATCTGGACAGGGAGCTGCCGGTCCGCGTCATCGACCGCACGCAGCTCATCCTGGACATCTTCGCCCGTCACGCTCGCACCCGCGAAGGGCACCTGCAGGTCGAACTCGCACAGCTTGAATACCAGCTGCCGCGACTGGCCGGTAAGGGCAAGTCGATGAGCCAGCTCGGCGGCGGCATCGGCACGCGAGGTCCCGGCGAGACCAAACTTGAGACGGATCGCCGCCGCATTCGCGCGCGCATCGACCGCTTGAAGGACCAACTGGACACCGTGCGGCGCAACCGCCGGCAGCAGCGCCAGCGTCGTGAGGCCGTCCCGGTACCCACGGTGGCACTCGTCGGTTACACCAATGCCGGGAAGAGCACGCTGTTCAACGCGCTCACCGACGCGGGCGTGCTCGAGTCCGCGCGTATGTTCGCCACACTGGACCCCAAACTGCGACACCTGGCACTGCCATCGCGCCGTAAGGTGCTGTTGAGCGATACCGTTGGCTTCATCCGCAACCTGCCCCATGCGCTCGTCACCAGCTTCCGCGCAACGCTGGAAGAGGTGGAGCGTGCAGAACTGCTGCTGCACGTGCGCGACGCAGCGTCACCCAACATCGACGAGCAGAAGATGCAGGTGGAACGTGTACTCGCGGAACTCGAAGTGTCGAAGACCCCGACACTGCAGGTGCTGAACAAGATAGATCTGCTGCCCGCTGACAAGATCGCGGAGCTGAAGGATTTTCCTGAGGCGAATACCATCGCCGTCTCGGCTCACACGGGCGATGGCTTGCAGGCACTGATCGCTGCGATTGAAGAGCGCATCGGCGGCGCGCAAGCGGTCGATCCAACGGCTACGGCAAGCTTCCGTATCCCACAGCGCGAAGGCCGCACCATCGCCGCGCTGGAAGCAGGCTGTTTCATCGAAGACAAGCGATTCGAGGGTAATGTCATCTTCTTCACGGCGCACGGCCCGGCATCGTTGCTGCAGCGCTACCGCCGCTACATCGCACAGGAGCACGGCGTACTGCCAGTGACATCACCGGCAGCGGCTCGTCCGCGGCGCCGCACGCAGCAGATCGCTTAG